Proteins from a single region of Ziziphus jujuba cultivar Dongzao chromosome 1, ASM3175591v1:
- the LOC107423986 gene encoding E3 ubiquitin-protein ligase RMA1H1 isoform X2 — MDLQQYFAHEWKSIPGAVNSENSNGCFDCNICLDFAHEPVVTLCGHLYCWPCIYKWLHVQSASLASDEHPQCPVCKADISHTTMVPLYGRGQTSSEAELEGKAAYKDMVIPPRPSACIAQALMSPMSHTGFHHPMIGMFGEMVYARVFGNSESLYSYPNSYHLVGNSSSRLRRQEMQANKSLNRVSIFLFCCFLLCLIVF; from the exons ATGGACTTACAGCAGTACTTTGCACATGAATGGAAGTCCATTCCTGGTGCAGTGAATTCGGAGAATTCCAATGGCTGCTTTGACTGCAACATCTGTTTGGACTTTGCACATGAGCCTGTGGTCACCCTTTGCGGCCATCTTTATTGCTGGCCTTGCATCTACAAATGGCTTCACGTCCAGAGTGCCTCCCTTGCCTCTGATGAGCATCCTCAATGCCCTGTTTGCAAGGCTGATATATCACACACCACCATGGTTCCCCTTTATGGCAGGGGCCAAACCAGTTCTGAAGCTGAGCTCGAAGGGAAGGCAGCTTATAAGGATATGGTAATCCCTCCAAGACCATCGGCTTGTATTGCACAAGCTCTTATGTCTCCTATGTCTCATACAG GTTTCCACCATCCCATGATTGGAATGTTTGGAGAGATGGTTTATGCCAGGGTGTTTGGAAATTCGGAGAGCTTATACTCATATCCGAACTCATACCACCTGGTGGGAAACAGTAGTTCGAGGCTGAGAAGGCAGGAGATGCAGGCCAACAAGTCACTGAACAGAGTTTCGATTTTCCTTTTCTGCTGCTTTCTTCTGTGCCTGATCGTCTTCTAA
- the LOC107423986 gene encoding E3 ubiquitin-protein ligase RMA1H1 isoform X1 — translation MDLQQYFAHEWKSIPGAVNSENSNGCFDCNICLDFAHEPVVTLCGHLYCWPCIYKWLHVQSASLASDEHPQCPVCKADISHTTMVPLYGRGQTSSEAELEGKAAYKDMVIPPRPSACIAQALMSPMSHTGQQLPYRNPYQNQHYNPHTYGSYGEDSTSPLLNLSGTTTTGFHHPMIGMFGEMVYARVFGNSESLYSYPNSYHLVGNSSSRLRRQEMQANKSLNRVSIFLFCCFLLCLIVF, via the coding sequence ATGGACTTACAGCAGTACTTTGCACATGAATGGAAGTCCATTCCTGGTGCAGTGAATTCGGAGAATTCCAATGGCTGCTTTGACTGCAACATCTGTTTGGACTTTGCACATGAGCCTGTGGTCACCCTTTGCGGCCATCTTTATTGCTGGCCTTGCATCTACAAATGGCTTCACGTCCAGAGTGCCTCCCTTGCCTCTGATGAGCATCCTCAATGCCCTGTTTGCAAGGCTGATATATCACACACCACCATGGTTCCCCTTTATGGCAGGGGCCAAACCAGTTCTGAAGCTGAGCTCGAAGGGAAGGCAGCTTATAAGGATATGGTAATCCCTCCAAGACCATCGGCTTGTATTGCACAAGCTCTTATGTCTCCTATGTCTCATACAGGTCAGCAACTTCCGTATCGTAATCCTTATCAGAACCAACACTATAACCCTCATACATATGGCAGTTATGGTGAAGATTCTACGTCTCCACTGCTTAATCTCAGTGGTACTACGACGACAGGTTTCCACCATCCCATGATTGGAATGTTTGGAGAGATGGTTTATGCCAGGGTGTTTGGAAATTCGGAGAGCTTATACTCATATCCGAACTCATACCACCTGGTGGGAAACAGTAGTTCGAGGCTGAGAAGGCAGGAGATGCAGGCCAACAAGTCACTGAACAGAGTTTCGATTTTCCTTTTCTGCTGCTTTCTTCTGTGCCTGATCGTCTTCTAA